A single Thermoanaerobacterium sp. RBIITD DNA region contains:
- the dapA gene encoding 4-hydroxy-tetrahydrodipicolinate synthase: MNNTHKLEGLVIPCITPFTDDLSKVDFEKFDKLVDYLIEEQCADAIIPIGTTGESTSLSHLEKELVIERAVKRANKRVPIFVGAGGANLDETISLTKYAENIGADGLLIVVPYYIRPDQEGIYQFFKAVAQHTNLPIMIYNIPSRTAVNMSIDTIIKVANIDNVIGIKDCFNDITNTSEMIRICRNELKKEFSILTGEDTNIFINLCLGGNGAVAATGHVVGKKIKEMINKYKAGDIIGARKIQFDICTLQKSMFKAPNPAPIKAALDILGLNLGGKVRLPLVDINDDIKELIKSELRKFYDF, from the coding sequence TTGAATAATACTCATAAGTTGGAAGGCTTAGTTATTCCATGCATTACACCATTTACTGATGATTTGAGTAAAGTTGATTTTGAAAAGTTTGATAAATTGGTGGATTATTTGATAGAAGAACAATGCGCAGATGCAATAATTCCAATTGGAACAACTGGGGAATCGACATCATTATCACATCTTGAAAAGGAGTTAGTTATAGAAAGAGCAGTAAAACGAGCTAATAAAAGAGTACCTATTTTTGTTGGTGCTGGAGGTGCAAACTTGGATGAAACAATAAGTTTGACTAAATATGCTGAAAATATTGGAGCCGATGGTCTGTTAATAGTTGTTCCATATTATATTAGACCAGATCAGGAAGGTATTTATCAATTTTTTAAGGCGGTAGCCCAACATACAAATTTACCAATCATGATTTATAATATACCATCTAGGACAGCAGTTAATATGAGTATTGATACAATTATTAAGGTAGCAAATATTGACAATGTAATTGGTATAAAAGATTGTTTTAACGACATTACAAATACTTCCGAGATGATAAGGATATGTCGGAATGAATTAAAAAAAGAATTTTCTATCTTGACAGGTGAAGATACTAATATATTTATAAACCTATGCCTGGGAGGAAATGGTGCAGTTGCTGCAACAGGTCATGTTGTTGGTAAAAAAATAAAAGAGATGATAAATAAATATAAAGCTGGAGATATAATAGGTGCAAGAAAAATTCAATTTGACATATGTACACTTCAAAAGAGTATGTTTAAAGCTCCTAATCCTGCACCAATCAAAGCAGCATTGGATATATTAGGTCTAAATTTAGGAGGTAAAGTAAGATTGCCCTTAGTAGATATAAATGATGACATTAAAGAACTTATAAAGTCAGAGTTGCGTAAATTTTATGATTTTTAA
- a CDS encoding transposase has translation MAFKSNEYQQITMDDRFLNLDERTRKFVLNSWAKGFAEIIFPAINEKRFSVLYSDNPASRPNSPVNAIIGALILKEMFNLTDDELLASILCDVRFQYALHTTSFKSQPFSDRTFSRFRERLYLYNLETGRDLLHEEMEAMANVFVKYFDINPSVKRMDSIMVSSSCKKMSRLEILYTCVANMVKAVYKTGEYQHLKNMEHYLDEDDRNKTIYHRKNEEITKRLQEIIEDAYTLIKELGEAYAELPEYQLLQRVLKEQTEITEEGKIVPVEKEKISPDSLQNPSDPDATYRKKAGKDHKGYVANIVETIDEKGSIITSYDYDVNTHSDSSFCKETIEKLGKQEKEITIIADGAYSSIENIELADKNNIELITTALIGKLPDEIQSEFELDETTHEIIKCPRGEKPYKTRYYEKTGLYRASFNKKTCEHCPLREKCGAKLQKKSAYVLITAKTIQRASYLKKMSTEEYSVLQKIRNGVEGIPSILRRKYYVDVIPVRGLVRSKIWFSFKIGAINAKKY, from the coding sequence ATGGCATTCAAATCAAACGAATATCAACAAATCACAATGGATGATAGATTCTTAAACTTGGATGAAAGAACAAGAAAGTTTGTTTTAAACTCATGGGCAAAAGGCTTTGCTGAAATCATATTTCCAGCAATCAATGAAAAACGCTTTTCCGTATTGTACAGTGACAATCCCGCTTCTCGTCCAAACAGTCCTGTAAACGCAATAATCGGAGCCCTAATACTAAAAGAAATGTTTAATCTTACAGATGATGAACTATTAGCAAGCATCTTATGTGATGTTCGTTTCCAATACGCTCTTCACACTACAAGCTTCAAAAGTCAACCTTTCAGTGATAGGACTTTTAGCCGTTTTCGTGAAAGGCTATATCTTTACAATCTAGAAACAGGAAGAGACCTTCTTCATGAAGAAATGGAAGCCATGGCAAACGTATTTGTAAAATACTTTGATATAAATCCATCAGTAAAAAGAATGGACAGCATCATGGTATCATCCAGTTGCAAAAAAATGTCCAGATTAGAAATACTATACACATGCGTAGCAAATATGGTCAAGGCAGTATACAAAACAGGAGAATATCAACACCTCAAAAACATGGAACACTACCTAGATGAAGACGACAGAAACAAAACAATCTATCATAGAAAAAACGAAGAAATAACAAAAAGACTTCAAGAAATAATTGAAGATGCCTATACACTAATAAAAGAATTAGGAGAAGCATACGCTGAATTACCAGAATATCAGCTATTACAGCGTGTACTAAAAGAACAAACAGAAATAACAGAAGAAGGCAAGATAGTACCAGTAGAAAAAGAAAAAATAAGCCCTGATAGTCTTCAAAACCCAAGCGACCCAGATGCAACATATCGCAAAAAAGCAGGAAAAGACCATAAAGGCTATGTAGCTAACATAGTAGAAACAATAGACGAAAAAGGCTCCATAATAACCAGCTATGACTATGATGTAAACACACACAGCGATAGCAGCTTTTGCAAAGAAACAATAGAAAAGCTAGGGAAACAAGAAAAAGAAATAACAATAATAGCAGATGGAGCTTACAGCAGCATTGAAAACATAGAACTTGCAGATAAAAACAATATCGAACTAATAACAACAGCTCTTATAGGGAAATTGCCAGATGAAATACAAAGCGAATTTGAATTAGATGAAACGACCCATGAAATAATCAAATGCCCAAGAGGAGAAAAACCATACAAAACAAGATACTATGAAAAAACAGGATTATATAGAGCATCCTTCAATAAAAAAACATGTGAACATTGTCCACTAAGAGAAAAATGTGGAGCGAAGCTACAAAAGAAATCGGCATATGTACTGATAACAGCAAAAACAATACAAAGAGCAAGCTATTTGAAAAAGATGTCAACAGAAGAATACAGTGTACTTCAAAAGATAAGAAATGGAGTGGAGGGTATTCCATCAATACTAAGGCGCAAATATTATGTAGATGTGATACCTGTAAGGGGATTAGTGCGCTCAAAAATCTGGTTTTCATTCAAAATAGGAGCCATAAATGCAAAAAAATACTGA